Below is a genomic region from Vibrio cortegadensis.
TTGAGCTCCCTGTCGATTTAGACTTCGACCAATTTCAGTCATCGCTAACCAACGGTTTTCACACCATAATGGAGAAAGCAGTGTTGGTCGGCGAGCCGCAGAAGAGACTCGATGAAATACAATATCAGCAGGCGTCATGCGGATCATATGACTGGCGATATCCACATACTCTTCTAACTCAGGCGCTTCCAATCGCCCCGCTTTCCATGCTTTAGCCATCGTGCTTCCTTCCACAATATGCAAACCATGCAACTTAATACCATCAGTGCCCACTTCGAGTACTTTTTCCAACGTTTCAATGTTGTCTTTTTTGGTTTCTTTAGGAAGGCCTACAATCAAATGAGTGCAAATCTTAATGCCTAATGCGCGAGCTCGTTTGGTTATTTCTGCATAACATTCAAAGTCATGGCCTCGGTTAATTCTTTTCAACGTATCGTTGTTTGCTGTTTGTAAACCAAGCTCTAGCCAAATTTCATAACCTTGATTGACGTATTCAGAGAGCAAATCTAGTACCGCATCAGGTACACAATCAGGCCGGGTGCCTACGCATAGACCAACAATATCCGCTGCTTTTAATGCTTCTTCGTACATATTTCTTAATACTTGCACTTCCGCGTAAGTGCTCGTGTAGGCTTGGAAATACGCGAGGTATTTTTTTGCACGGTGAATTTCACCCGCACGATCTTGCAGTTGATCAACAATGCTTTTTACTTGAGTCTGTTCGTCAGAAAAAGAGGCCACATTACAAAATGTACACCCTCCTTTACCAATCGTCCCATCTCGATTAGGGCAGCTAAAACCGCCGTGCAACGTCAATTTATGTACTTTCTCACCATATCGACGCTGAAGATCTTGACCCAAAGTGTTTACTAATTCATGTAATTGCATATTTAAACTCGTTGAACAAATAAGAATGAATCTCAGTTTGATTCATGAAAGTAAATTACATCCCTGCAAAATAAATCCGGCGATACTAGCAACAGGTATTTAAATTCAACCTAACAAATATCAATAAACATGCATTAAATAAGCGTTATTTACTTAATGTTGCACAAATGTTACTCGATATATTCATTTTCGCGCGAAAAAAATGGTCTACAGAGGGCAACTTTCGTTGGAGTTTAATAAAACAAAATTGTAGGATACTTACACTTATTCGCATTTTTTGTGACTTTTATTACACGTGCATATGCGGATAAGTCGGTGATATTTAGCTCCCACCTATATAAACCACTAGTTTGTGGCTTCAATTAAACGGATATCACTAAGGATTGTTTTTTTCGCAAAATTTTTCCTGCGAAAGACAGAAAGGACTCAAGCTAGCCACACACATAGGCTGGTTTAGATTCATAAATATAAAAGGACAAGGTTCACTCGCTTAGGCAAAGTGCGCCTAGATTAAACTGGAAGGATGTATCTATGGTAGATCAAGAGCAGAACTCACAGGGTCTGTATACTCCTGAACTGGAGCATGACGCTTGTGGTATCGGTTTTGTTGCGCATCTAAAGAATCGCAAATCTCATGATGTAGTAACTCAAGCACTCGATATGCTTGCACGTATGGAACACCGTGGCGGTCAAGGCTGCGATCCGTGTTCTGGAGATGGTGCAGGTATCCTGCTACAAAAGCCTCACGAATTCTTACTAGAAGAAGCCGTAAAGCTTGGGATTAAGCTACCATCTTTTGAAAAATATGGTGTTGGTGTTGTACTTTTCCCTAAAGATGAACATAAGCGTGCGCAGTGTCGTGACATTTTAGAACGCAATGCACAACGCCTTGAGTTAGAAGTTATCGGTTACCGTGAACTTCCAACTGACAATTCAATGATTGGTGCAGATCCATTAAGCACTGAACCTCAATTTGAGCACGTGTTTATTTCTGGCGGACCGGGGAGCACTCCAGAAGAGCTTGAACGTAAACTGTATGTTCTACGTAACTACACCGTTCGTGTATGCCTAGAAAGCGTGTCAAATATTGGGGATGACTTCTACATCAATTCGATGTCTTACAAGACGGTGGTGTACAAAGGTCAGCTAACGACTGAGCAAGTGCCTCAATATTTCTTAGATCTTCAAAACCCAACGATGGTGAGTGCCCTAGCGCTTGTTCACTCTCGTTTCTCTACCAATACATTCCCACGCTGGCGTTTAGCTCAGCCTTTCCGTTACATCGCGCATAACGGCGAAATCAATACGGTTCGTGGTAACTTGAACTGGATGAAAGCGCGTGAAGCGATCATTGAATCTGATCTTTTCACCAAAGCCGAAATCGACATGCTTCTTCCTATTTGTCAGGAAGGCAGCTCGGATTCATCTAACTTCGATATGGCACTAGAGCTTCTGGTTCTTTCTGGTCGCAGCCTGCCACATGCCTTGATGATGATGATCCCGGAAGCGTGGCAAGAAAATAAAAATATGGATCCAACTCGTCGTGCGTTCTACCAGTACCATGCGAACGTAATGGAACCATGGGATGGCCCGGCATCTGTCTGTTTCACCGATGGTGTTCAAGTTGGTGCCACACTAGACCGTAAT
It encodes:
- a CDS encoding TIGR01212 family radical SAM protein (This family includes YhcC from E. coli K-12, an uncharacterized radical SAM protein.), whose amino-acid sequence is MQLHELVNTLGQDLQRRYGEKVHKLTLHGGFSCPNRDGTIGKGGCTFCNVASFSDEQTQVKSIVDQLQDRAGEIHRAKKYLAYFQAYTSTYAEVQVLRNMYEEALKAADIVGLCVGTRPDCVPDAVLDLLSEYVNQGYEIWLELGLQTANNDTLKRINRGHDFECYAEITKRARALGIKICTHLIVGLPKETKKDNIETLEKVLEVGTDGIKLHGLHIVEGSTMAKAWKAGRLEAPELEEYVDIASHMIRMTPADIVFHRVSSAARRPTLLSPLWCENRWLAMTEIGRSLNRQGAQGSLTEEAFVYTKPQLLSTK